AGGGACCTCATCATGGCGCTTATACCTCGAAATTTTCTGTTTAATTAATAATTGCTGTCGCTTGGTTTGCCCGGGAAATTCCAACCTGGAGCCCCGGAACTTGTATCTTCAAAACTCTGTTCTTGCGGTGCTTCCGAGAAAGCTGGAGCCGCTACATTCTGGTTCTGTAATGTTCCTTGTTGCGGATTCGGAGCGGTTTGAGTTCCCATTCCTGCAGGAGAAGGTGCTGGGCCTTTAGGAGCGGCAGTCTGTCCTTCTTGCTGGTTCAAAGCGCTCGGATCGGTGATAAGAGTGATTGCATCCACTTCTACAGTTCTACCGTTCACTCTTACGAAAGTTTTTCCTTCTCCGTCAAAGAATAAGGCTCCCGCCATTCCAACTACATTCTCTCCGGTCACGAAATCAGGACCCGAGATAACCTTGCCTACAAGAGAGAAACTTTGACGATTGCTCATCTTGCCAATGCCCTGAGAAATATTATTCATCTGCTCCAAAGAGGAGAACTGAGCCATCTGTGCGATGAAGTCCTGGTCTTTCACAGGATTGGTAGGATCTTGAGAAGAAAGCTGGGTAATAAGTAACTTTAGAAAATCATCTTTTCCTAATGCTTTCGCAGTGGAACGGATTTCGATTCCTTGGAGACCGCTTTTTTCTTCCTTCTCCAATTTATCAAAATGCTTCCTTAAATCGTAACTTCTGTCTCCTTCGAGATAACGGCTACGTGTTGCTTCGCTTGAAACTGCGTTTGCGTCAGGCATCTTCTTCTCCTTAAACCAAAATGTTTAAGCGTCTGTCTGTATTCTTGTCGGCGAATTCTGAAATTTCTGTAGAGTCTAACTCGGAAACTTCTTCGGAAAGAGTAGAAGAGGAGATTGCGGAGGATTGTTCTCCGAAAGCCTCGTCGAAATTCTTAGCGGAAGAATTGCCCTCTCCCCAAGAATATTGAAAAGAATCCTCTACTTCTACGATCAACGATTCCAATTGAAGA
This genomic window from Leptospira semungkisensis contains:
- a CDS encoding flagellar hook capping FlgD N-terminal domain-containing protein; the protein is MPDANAVSSEATRSRYLEGDRSYDLRKHFDKLEKEEKSGLQGIEIRSTAKALGKDDFLKLLITQLSSQDPTNPVKDQDFIAQMAQFSSLEQMNNISQGIGKMSNRQSFSLVGKVISGPDFVTGENVVGMAGALFFDGEGKTFVRVNGRTVEVDAITLITDPSALNQQEGQTAAPKGPAPSPAGMGTQTAPNPQQGTLQNQNVAAPAFSEAPQEQSFEDTSSGAPGWNFPGKPSDSNY